tcctaattactatcaggaacacccaccgcccaggcttgaggatgataatcgtcgtcgatatcatctagctagaactacatatgtgtgtgtggctatatcatctagaactacatttgatgatcgtcgtcgatatcatgtagaactacatatgatgatcgtcgtcgatatcatctagaactatatatgatgatcgtcatcgatatcaccttcgtactgcttgaggatgcatatGATGATCGTTatcgagtaatttggaacggaggtagtactacctagtacctataatgctttatgaaattgatatctagtagtacctagtatctggaaattgcagtttattgaaactgaaACTGGGTAGGAAGCGGGGGAAAATGAtgaaacacatagcagtagcgcggggctaggAAAACACTACAACTAAGTAATAGTAGCGTGTTCTGGAAAAGCGATGctgatatagtagtagcgcgggtgcaaaccgcgctactactaacagttagctataacgccttattggtagcgcggctgcctgcgctgctgatagcctcaaaacccacgctactactagggttttccctagtagtggggccGAGTGGAAAATGTTTGTTTTGTTAACATTTAAGGTTTAAGGGCATATGCACAGAGTTTTCAAtcttatcggggggggggggggggggcaccggatAGGCATCCTCTCAAAaaatgtgtgtctgtgtgtgtggagAGGGGGGGGGGCTGGATCGGCAACCTCTCAAAATGAACCGGTCCTCGATTGAACACGACTCTTTCCTTGGGAGAGAACAGCGATGGTATAAGATTCTCTTGATGGAAACCTACACCCGCAGAATCGGTTTGCTTTGCAGCAGAGCAACTGACATCCTGTTGACCTCTCAATGCAAATCGAAAACCGATCATGTTTTGTTTCCTCTAACTCTCAGCTAAACGGGCTGTGCGCCATGGAGAGGGAGGGCCATTTAACCTATAGGGTCCACTTTTTTCCCCGAAAAACTTCCGTCCAGAACTCTCGGCCTGCGAATCTGCACACGGTGGCCAGATGGCCATGCGAGAGTGGACCGCATATTAGAACCCTTCGCGATAGCAAGATTACAAAGTCCGGCCGCCGAAACCGTGCTGGTCGTGAGAGGGTTAGGAGAGTGCCCAGTTTTAATAAACAGCCCACAGTTTTTGCAAAAACCAGGGGTGGCTTCTCTTCTCAACCAGAAACTGAAATTGTAAAATCTTTTGTCTCTATGTGAAACTACGCAAATGTTTCTTAGCAAAGCTTACACTCTCCACACCGGCGACACTAATATGAATGAACGAGACAAACCGATACTACTCACCACGCGTACGGCCCACCTACTCACGGCTAGTACTCTCCACGCCTAGTGCAGCAGTCCCACGCTAGAGTGTGTTGTCGTCTTCGTCTACATACACAAATATAGAAACGGCAGCCACAACACACAACCCAGAACCCACAACATGATGACCGGATCGAGCTCCCGAGTGTTCATCATGCCCGGCGCCGGCCATGTCCACTACCTCGTCGCGGGAGGCTCCGGAGGAGGCGACGACCCCAGGTACCCCTGGACCTTCAAGTCCCTGCACGAGGTGGACGCCGTCGTCCCTGCCATCGCCCGTGGAGCACCGGTAGGGCCTGACGGGTGCCCCATCTGCTTCCGCACATTCGCCAGTGCCAAGGCCGTCCATGGCCACATGCGCAGCCACACGGACCGCAGCTGGCGCGGCATGGAGCCGCCCCGGGAGACACCCCTGGGCGAGCTCGGGCCGGACGGGCAGCGTTACCCGTACGTGTGCGACCGCTGCAAGATGCCTTTCCGGACGCGCCAGGCGCTCGGCGGCCACCGCGCCAGCCACAATGGTAAGAAAGGCTGCTCCTGGCTCGAAAGAGAGGAGCTCGCCGCTGATTTATTTGGTGCTGTTTTATTTGACATTAGCCGATCTAAAATTAGATCTATAGGTTAACTATTACCATGTGTCCAGCTCTAGCAAATTTATATCGTGACTTACAATTATTTAATGAGTTGCATTAATACACAGCTAGCTCAATATTGCAAGCATCTACTCTCTGATTTCTCAACAGTTTGAAAGAGAATAACATGAGATTGTTTCTCCAGGTGTTGTGCCCATTTCATATAGATAGGGAAGGAGGAAAAGTGTCATAATGTATATGCATCAGATTAATGGATGATAAAAAGGTCGATCTAGTTCTAGTACTATACACGCATTAATTGTACTGTGATTTCCAAATCTTATCTTCACTGGCCGAAACCAAAAGTGTCTTTGCAAATAAGAATAGAAATAGTTTGTGTATTTATGTCTTCTAGTGAAATGTCAAGTGTGTCGCATGCTTACATAGCATTTCCCAAGTTAATGATGGTATTCACAATGTATATATTGGAGATATCTTGGCATCATTGGAGTAATTAAAGCGCTCTGTTTCGGCTCTATATACGCTATGAGAGTTTCCTTGTTTTGATATAGGAAACCAGAAGAACAATGGGGCCAAGAAACGTTTCCGAATCAAAAATATCCAAATATTCATGAAACAGAACAGTGTATGTCGAATACAGCGTTATTCAAAACCAACATCGTTCCATTTTCAGCTGCATGGATATACATTTGTAATGCTAGTGCACTGCACAAAATTGGACACAAAAACAACTGTCCGAATCCGACTCGGATTCGGATGTCTAATTCGACCATCAAAGATTCCCACACAGTGAAAGACAGCTGGACACGGATAAGTGTTTTGAATCCAGCGCAGTCCTAGAGGATTTGGTACGACTGAAAGGTAGATATGACAAGGATCTGTTAGACATGGATACAAGTGTAGAACATCGGACTTATATTCATTTGATCATCCGACTTAATATTTTGAAGGAAGAACCTACCCATTAAAATATATTTTTGTTACATATAAATTTACCTCTTATAGATATTGTGAAATTAATACCCAAGAAAAGTTTAGAATTATCTCACACTTGCTACTTAAAATAAACACAAAATTAATAATTGCTTGCTGTTAGAGAATACTGCTACACTAATACTAGTTcgtttctgctccggtgctcccccccTGGGCTGAACGCGGGGTGGGAAAACACATCGACGGCCAGGATGAACCAAGAACGGTTCATAACGAGGGGCACGATCGTCTTTGTTGCCCCTGCGTATAGCCATCGAGGAGCCCTGGGAGGCCCGTACCGGCCCGGTTAGATCATATGCCCGGCCGTATACGTATGCCCGTCCGTATACGGCGGCCTTTCGTGCACGCGTGAAGCCGCCCGCGCTCGGGCGCCCCCCTGCAAAAAAAAAGAAGCCGCCCGCGCGTTGGGCAGCACGTGTCACAGGTAGTTGCCAAAACTGTCCCATCATATAAATGTGGACGGCAACCACCTCCGGCCGCATcgcccaccatttccccccgccgcatcgtctccctctctccactccccactccctctcctctccaacttcctcgtctccctcaccgCATCCTGTCCATCGCAATGGTGGACGCAGGAGGCGAGCGCCCCGATTAGGGCGCAGATCTGGTGGAGCAGGCGCGGCAGATCGCTGCGGGCACCTTTGTGAGGGGGCGTGCCGGCGTCCAGCGCGGTGCTCCCTCCGCTGGAGATCTGGAGAAGGCGGGGGCGGGCCGCAGCGGCGCGGTCCAGCCAGATGCGCCCGCtctggccaactccggcgaggcgcagaaggtggaggcgggctctggcgaggcgcagaaggtggaggcgggctctggcgaggcgcagaaggtggagaaggtggagaaggtggaggccgtcTCCGGCGAGGAGGAAGCGGAGCAGAAGGTATCTGCGGCTAACTTTTAGTTGGTAGCTTTTAGATTGTAGGGTTTGTGGCCAGAACTTTGCTTGGTTAGATTTGTTGGAGGTAGGGTTTTCTCTGCATTAGGGTTTTCCTGTATTAGATTCGTGCAAGAATGGTGGACcacatatgattattagattaggttagaagtagccagattgagggatggggttttttcagatgcttattagattagtaaTGGAATTTTTGCAATTCTTTAGGTGTTTGGAGTCAAATATATACTTTTGTATTGGTTTGGGTTGGTGCCTGCTTTAGTTCTTTGGCTTGATGATTAATTAAATGGATGCTTAGTTCTAGGGATTATGGATGTCATAGTTGCAATTCTTAGATGCTTGATTGATGCATGTTGTCATACTTGCAGTTATTTGATGCTTGATTGATGCCTGTCAGGCAGAGGCTATGAGATGGGTTGTGCATGGCCTTGTGTTTTTGGAAATTGTCTACGTGAGATGATTAGATGGTGCATTAGTTTGGTTGTAAATATAGTGAAGGATGTGATCATGTACTGGGTGTTGTCATGTTAATCAAAAAGAGCTTCTCAAGGGCTGGATTTTTTTGTGCTGGATTGGGGCTTCTGAAGGAGAGGGGAAGCGTGGTCGAGGGGAAGGGGCAGTCTATGCTTATTTACTTTGGGTTAGTAGAGGAATTTTGTCGTTGCTTCAGAGATGTTGACAGCATTGAACATCCTCTGCAATGCTGTTGCTTCAGACATAAAAGCATCTTGgggttttttcagatgcttattagattagtagttGAATTTTTGCTTGTTAGAATTTAATTAGTATGAGGATGAATACCTTATTTAAGGGGGAATTTAAGGTCAGATAGACgtcatatgattattagatctgtagttcaatgctgctgacatttatgattatttgatttgatctgtggtTCAATTATAGTGGATGGAAACATATTGATTTGGAATGCATTAATTAAGATGTGCCAATGAATTGATTTAGATGATACAAGATTCATCTATATAATAATTTGTTGTTGTTTAGGTAAGTAATGAAATTTTAGATGTTTGTTGGACATGTATGCATTTATAGTTGAAGttgtacctaattaactactgcattatgttaatatgtgtagGAGCTTTGCTGCATTGTCCCAAAAACAGTAATTTGTGCATATTAAAATTTGTAGTTGGCTTCTGTAATTAGTATATACTATATGTAAAGTCTGAAGTAAACATTCCAACGCaggatcctagcaacaaaatatactatatgtttccattaagtagtgtgtgtgtgggggggtaaTTCCCTCAAAAGTAAACTGTTGGGTTTCTCCACGGAATGTCAAGAATCCAGCTTGCATTTTCGTTAGCATTTATGAAGGACATCATTTGTCTGTTGATTGATTGCTTAGattctgtatttataaggaaagcattTGGTCACTTGCAACATACCAATGTGGTTCACATTCACAATTTTGTTTGTAATGACATTCTGTGAACTGCAATTCAATTCATTGTAATTGATGTGCGTGTTTGACAATATAgtaggaggaggaggatcttgtggGCAACAAGAGGAAGTGGGACAAGACTGGGTTCTACCCATATGAGTCTGGTGAAGATGAGCCGTATGAGGTAAGGCCTAGTTCAAATGTTATTTCTGCATTGAGTTAGTATTATGTGTTTATAGTTTTTGAATGCATAGtgtattaatgtcagtcattaatttgtgcagtatgaatctggagatgatgtggTCGAGGGGAACTTCGAGTCCTTTGAAGAGAAGGAGGTGTTGAAGATCAGGGCCCAAGGACCTGCCAAGTACTACAACTGGAGGAATGAAAAGTACCGGTGCCCCTACTGCAGCAAGCCCAAGCCCAGGTCTGGGTTATTGGAGCATCTGATGGAACATTGCCGGGCTACATCAATCTCCAGTCATGACTACAGGATCATTGGTCAGCATAAGGCGCTCCTGAAGGTCCTGAGAAACCCCGACCTGTAGTCGTACATCATGCTGATCATCGAAAGCTGGAAGCCATACTCATCATCAGTAtatttgatgatgttttacttttgGGAAAGCTGCATCTGGGTCTGAACTGTGAGAAAACTTGATATATTAATGTAATGTAATGTATTGTGTGGTTGAACTGGATCTGTTGTGAACTGCCTGCTACCTATTAGAATGCAATCTATATATGTGTGGCCTTATCTTTAATGGTGGTGAATGCTTCCTTCATGTTTAGTTGTTGTTTCGATGGTGCGAAAAAAACAAATGGCGCTTCAGTGTTGCTTGAGACATGCTGCAACACTTGTCTATGCTGTGGGCAAGTGCAACATGCTGCGCCCATGTGCCAATTATACCAAATATTGAATGTCGCAATGTTCCAAAATGGCTGTCATGAATTATAGTACATGGGGTTTAGTAAAGTTACTGATAATTGTTCATCCTCACACATTCCACCAACTCATAATTTGAATAAGCAAAAAGATCAAATGTTCCATCATTTGAACCTATGTTGCAATTACAGAGCAAATATtccatcatcaaagtgtgaaggAATTAAATATAAATTTAGAAGAAAAGAAAATATACATATTCAAAAAGATGTGTTTGATAAAAATAGCTTTTGAATTTTTTGTATGTTATTATTTGAGGGGTCATGtaatttttatgttatttttggagtgatcaggtaatttttatgtaaagtgaaggaaaagggaaaaataaacaaaaggaaaagcatgggCCATCCTAGCCATCTTGTAAACCTAGTTCaataaataaaaaattcaaaaaaataagagGGCATTAAAAAGGTAAACAAATTTAAGAGGCCATTATAAATTAAAATAATTTCAAAAATATAGAAAGAATTATTTACAATGCCCCACttaggtatagaccgatgttttgaccagtcagtctagagagcattataaattaataaacaattctaaaaaatataaaacctttgaaacccacctttgtttgtgcaatagatcatgtgtaccaaagttgaggtcatttggaggtggtcaaaaaaatgaccgcattccggaggggctatttggtctaacttaagccagtttttgaaaaaatatgatttttcccaccacctccaaatcacacaaactttcttgaacatggtgacccacatgtgccaatcatggctatggaagaaaatttggaaaaagaattatttacaatgcccccctcaggtatagaccgatgttttgaccggtCAGTccagagggcattataaattaattaaaaattcagaaaaatataaaacctttggaacccacctttgtttgtgcaatagatcatgtgttccaaagttgaggtcatttggaggtggtcaaaaaaatgaccgcattccggaggggccatttggtctaacttaagccagtttttgaaaaaaatgtgatttttcccaccacctccaaatcacacaaaatttcttgaacatggtgacccacatgtgccaatcatggctatgaaatAAAATTGGGAAAAAGAATTATTTACAAtgccccctgaggtatagaccgatgttttgaccggtcagtctagagggcattataaattaataaaaaattcgaaaatataaaacctttggaacccacctttgtttgtgcaatggattatgtgtgcaaaagttgaggtcattttgaggtggtcgaaaaaatgaccgcattcgggaggggccatttggtgtaacttaagccagtttttgaaaaactgTGATTTTTCCCACATGCACTAtctacaagcaggaccattcgggtctgccggagatcaggtctgaaattggttttccttgacggtcccaccaaatggtcccaaacttcatgcataccctacgatgaccatggcatgcatgcgtGACATCGTTCATTTgtgacactcgatgcattttctagggttttccggtgacaaaaccctacaacactacccccacgtgacgcaacgtgcgttatGTGTAcgaattcgtgcacaccttgcctgggggaccacattggccaagcccacaagctcccaaaagttggggtcatctcatgcatgcttccacatgcaccatgtacaagcaggaccattcagGTCTGCCGGAGGTCAGGTCTCAAATTGGTTTTCCTTGAtggtcccaccaaatgatcccaaactacACGCATACCCTacgatgaccatggcatgcatgcatgactaGTTTCGTTCATTTGCGACACTcaatgcattttctagggttttccggcgacaaaaccctacaacactacccccacgtgacgcaacgtgcgttttgtgtccgaattcgtgcacacctttcctgggggaccacattggccaagcccacaagctcccaaaagttggggtcatctcatgcatgcttccacatgcaccatgtacaagcaggaccattcagGTCTACCGGAGGTCAGGTCTGAAATTGGCTTCCCTTGAtggtcccaccaaatgatcccaaaatACATGCATACCCTACGGTGACCATGGCttgcatgcatgacaagtatcgttTATTTGCGACACTCGATGCAATTTCTAGGGTTTTCTTACGAgaaaaccctacaacactgcccccacgtgacgcaacgtgcgttttgtgtccgaattcaTGCACACCTttcctgggggaccacattggccaagcCTAGATGCTccaaaaagttggggtcatctcatgcatgcttccacatgcaccatgtacaagcaggaccattcgtgtctgccggagggcaggtctgaaagtggtttATGCGTAACCTACGATCTCACGAAATGATCCCAAACACTCGATGCATGTATAATATTGTAGAAATGATAGAGATACTATAAATATTGTTGAACATATACAAGTATACAATAACTAATGCGTGTCACAAATAGTTTTTTTTACGGATGAACCAATGATATTTATTTTGAGGGAAGAAACAATGcaggtaggtgggccggcccagaccGCAAATAAGTGTCGGATCCATATTGTGGAGCCCACAACGCTGCGCTTTCCATGCACATCGATCACACGCACGTCGATCACGGGAGTAGTTGCCGTTCTGTTACACAATTCTGGGATCGCGCTAATCCATATGTTCCTAATCCCTACGATTGAGGACCACGTTCAGCCTCGCTTCAAAGGAGGAAAATATAGATCACGAGATTGGCCACAGGGAAGTTACAACGACCTAGGCGTCGACCTCGTGTATAATCTACTCCTCCTCGCACATGTCGTCGACTAGATCGACTCCTGCCGGCGAGGCATCGACAGCTCCGTCCGCCGCATCCCACACGCCACAAAAACCCCGAGAAGATCAAGGTCGTCCGCACGTGCAGGCCGACCTCGACGGACTACGTCGAGAACGCATCAccgacttctttcatcttcgtcgaCCGATCAAGTAAATTGTCCTCCTTCCCTCGCTCTTTCATAGCAAGCTACTTCCTCCGTCTCGTTGCTTTGATGGACTTAGGTTTACCACATATTTTCAACTAGTATGAACTGGACTAGATGCGTTCTGACCAGATGGCGTAGATGAAAACATTCTTTGGTTCTTTCATAGCATGGTAGAATAAGATGTTGTTTCTCGAGAAGCATGATGCAATACATTTTTTGTCACAAGATCCAAATATATTTTTGTCACACGATCCAATTATATTGTTGTGCACATAGAACATTAAAGAGTTATTAACATTAGATGTTGATGAGCCTCAAATAGATACCATTGCTATAGACTCTAGTTTATTTACAGGTGAACAATTTGTCACTCTGTTAGTAAGACAACCAGACGAATAAGTAACAGTTTACCATATTAAATTTATTGATTATATAATTTAAATGATACTCAAAGAACTTGATCAGATGCAAGTAAATTCAATTACCAATTGTAGTTATTTTTTTATTGCCTCATGTCAGCACACACTTGGCTGCATGTTGCAGTATACATGGTGATAATATTGTATTTCCATTAGTGTTATTTTTGCATTAGTGTTAGCTACTGCCAGAAAGTTTTATATTGTTAGCTAATGTCACGAAGTTATATATTTTCTTTCAACAGGATGGACGAGTTGAATGGAGAAATAGTATGCGCAGTTGAGAAATGGTGCAAGCTTGTTGGAGATCTATCGAGCGGTCAACGCGCTAGACTGGCTGATACATCATTGCGCAGCATGCTGCAAATACCATCTATTAAGATGCGTACCCTGCTGATTAGGTATATGATTGAGAATTTTCAGGCCAGCACGGGCAGATTCATTATACAAGAGCAGGTTGGGGAGGTGACTCTCGgtgcggtcgacgtcgagtgcatctttaacctcgagaaccaaggactgtccgcttcggacattctgactgaagaaggcgaggacatgaaGGAGCGGGTGCCGCCACAATTCCTCAGTAAGACGTCAGAAAACATAGTGATAGATAATCTCATTGAGGACATAATTAAAACTAAAGCCACCGACGACGATTTCCTTCGCAAAGTAGTGCTGGTCCTGTTAGGAACAATTattgctcccatgtcgagcaagatTGTGCCAAAG
The sequence above is drawn from the Triticum aestivum cultivar Chinese Spring chromosome 7A, IWGSC CS RefSeq v2.1, whole genome shotgun sequence genome and encodes:
- the LOC123147168 gene encoding uncharacterized protein; translated protein: MMTGSSSRVFIMPGAGHVHYLVAGGSGGGDDPRYPWTFKSLHEVDAVVPAIARGAPVGPDGCPICFRTFASAKAVHGHMRSHTDRSWRGMEPPRETPLGELGPDGQRYPYVCDRCKMPFRTRQALGGHRASHNGKKGCSWLEREELAADLFGAVLFDISRSKIRSIG